One Pichia kudriavzevii chromosome 3, complete sequence genomic window carries:
- a CDS encoding uncharacterized protein (PKUD0C11400; similar to Saccharomyces cerevisiae YMR200W (ROT1); ancestral locus Anc_6.294) codes for MHIKSLYYLLLTLQAVSHAVDPAVGAVDTDTTAVVANTDATTTPAAAAAAATTDTTTTPAAAAAAATTDTTTTPVAAAAAATTDTTTTPAAAAAAATTDTTTTPVAAAAAATTDTTTTPAAAAAAATTDTTTTPAAAAATTDTTTTPAAAAAAATTDTTGTTGTSSLSSESSSSSSSQASTSAEAIDPKKVSDSVVGTWSSKSNTVFTGPEFYDPIDELLIEPALPGISYSFTEDGYWEEAIYQVSANPKNHSCATAILMFQHGTYEKTDNGSLVLTPFKDDGRQLLSQPCSDDGISLYSRYYQPEKFKAYQVYVDPFHGKWRIDLIKSNGEYMQPLYQVYNPPQMLPTITLNPTSGSKETEVSNKVKRELGLELGLSDRIKRSLENRYKTNAIRKDSINYSLWWWTSASMMVLGGVIFIFA; via the coding sequence ATGCATATTAAGTCACTTTATTACTTACTGTTAACATTACAAGCGGTGTCCCATGCAGTTGACCCTGCTGTGGGAGCGGTAGACACAGATACCACAGCAGTAGTTGCTAATACAGATGCAACCACCACACCTGCAGCGGCAGCGGCAGCAGCAACGACGGATACAACTACCACACCTGCAGCGGCAGCggcagcagcaacaacagataCAACTACTACACCTGTAGCGGCAGCggcagcagcaacaacagataCAACTACTACACCTGCAGCGGCAGCGGCAGCGGCAACAACAGATACAACTACTACACCTGTAGCGGCAGCggcagcagcaacaacagataCAACTACTACACCTGCAGCGGCAGCGGCAGCGGCAACGACGGATACAACCACCACACCTGCAGCggcagcagcaacaacagataCAACTACTACACCTGCAGCGGCAGCggcagcagcaacaacagataCAACAGGCACGACGGGTACAAGTTCTCTCAGTAGTGAATCgtcttcaagttcttccAGCCAAGCATCTACAAGTGCAGAAGCCATCGATCCAAAGAAAGTGTCTGATTCTGTTGTTGGAACGTGGTCTTCGAAATCAAACACAGTCTTCACAGGGCCGGAATTTTATGACCCTATCGATGAGCTATTGATTGAGCCTGCGCTACCGGGAATTTCCTATTCGTTCACAGAAGACGGATATTGGGAGGAAGCCATTTACCAAGTTTCTGCGAACCCAAAGAATCATTCTTGTGCAACTGCAATTTTGATGTTCCAGCATGGCACATACGAGAAGACTGACAACGGTAGTTTGGTGTTAACTCCTTTCAAAGATGACGGTAGGCAACTATTAAGTCAGCCATGTTCAGATGATGGCATATCGTTATACTCGAGATACTACCAGCCAGAGAAATTCAAGGCGTATCAAGTCTATGTCGATCCATTCCatggaaaatggagaattgatttgatcaagtcCAATGGTGAATACATGCAGCCATTATACCAAGTGTACAATCCTCCTCAAATGCTACCAACTATAACATTGAACCCAACTTCGGGTAGCAAAGAAACAGAGGTGTCAAACAAAGTCAAGAGAGAATTGGGATTGGAGTTGGGATTATCAGATCGAATTAAACGCTCTTTGGAAAACAGGTATAAGACAAATGCGATTCGTAAGGATAGCATCAACTATTCGTTATGGTGGTGGACCAGTGCTTCTATGATGGTCCTTGGTGGtgttattttcatttttgctTAA
- a CDS encoding uncharacterized protein (PKUD0C11420; similar to Saccharomyces cerevisiae YOR212W (STE4); ancestral locus Anc_8.631) — protein MNIEVALQKQFELSRTLNNNVNVAQTASKQLTLQLKKIKQDNQDANLRSMSNNNANVINNYSLNSYRTLKGHFDKISSCAWYPDSKHLISSSQDGYLLVWDTVKGLKNNLVELDDPYVMGCDVSHDGKLVATGGLDNSCIVHKLGTDIKNESNNGGLLSILRDHKEYISDLSFLPKSSTQLITSSGDKSCILWDTSKGGYVRHFYGHLGDVLSLSVNKNDMNNSNPNLFVTSSSDKLAMLWDIRDPLASRKYLVNSKFDSSEIEFFPDGNCFACGCDNGSIKFFDIRCDGELSNYEIDKVRKQINDSNLQATIPTYVNYDVSSNNSISNTFDDRNSTSMRSLHSNIQASIDNPGVLSLDFSKSGRLMFTSYAESTCIFVWDTITGEILNTLQGHNGVVSKVKISSDGLGVATASRDGTVKIWSV, from the coding sequence ATGAACATCGAAGTTGCCCTGCAGAAACAATTTGAGCTTTCCCGGACTCTTAACAATAATGTTAATGTTGCACAGACTGCGTCAAAACAACTTACACTACAGCTAAAGAAAATTAAACAAGATAATCAAGATGCTAACTTGAGATCAATGTCAAATAACAATGCTAACGTAATCAATAATTATAGCTTAAATAGTTATAGAACTTTGAAGGGTCATTTCGATAAAATCTCAAGTTGTGCGTGGTATCCTGATAGCAAGCACCTCATAAGTTCGTCACAAGATGGATATCTACTAGTTTGGGATACAGTAAAAGGACTAAAAAATAACTTGGTTGAATTGGATGACCCGTATGTTATGGGGTGTGACGTAAGCCATGATGGTAAACTGGTTGCAACAGGCGGGTTGGATAACTCATGCATTGTTCACAAGTTAGGCACAGATATAAAGAATGAAAGCAACAATGGTGGTTTGTTGTCAATTTTGCGAGATCATAAAGAATACATATCCGACTTGTCATTTTTGCCTAAATCATCTACACAATTAATCACCTCAAGTGGAGACAAAAGTTGTATTTTATGGGACACTTCAAAAGGAGGATATGTTCGTCATTTTTATGGGCATTTAGGGGATGTCTTATCCTTAAGTGTTAATAAAAATGATATGAACAATTCCAATCCTAATTTATTTGTAACTTCGTCTAGTGATAAATTAGCAATGCTTTGGGATATCAGGGATCCGTTGGCCAGTAGGAAATACTTGGTTAATTCAAAGTTTGACTCGagtgaaattgaatttttccCTGATGGTAATTGCTTTGCATGTGGGTGTGATAATGGATCAATCAAGTTTTTCGACATACGTTGTGATGGTGAGCTATCAAACTACGAAATTGATAAGGTTAGGAAACAGATCAACGATTCCAATTTACAAGCTACCATACCAACATATGTTAATTATGACGTTTCGAGCAATAATTCCATTTCAAATACGTTTGATGATCGAAACTCAACTTCAATGAGGTCTTTACACAGTAACATCCAAGCTTCGATAGACAATCCCGGGGTCTTGTCGCTAGACTTCTCTAAAAGTGGAAGGCTGATGTTCACATCATATGCCGAATCGActtgtatttttgtatGGGACACAATAACGGGCGAAATTCTCAATACCTTACAAGGTCATAATGGAGTCGTTAGCAAAGTCAAAATATCTTCCGATGGTTTGGGAGTTGCAACTGCTAGTAGAGATGGAACAGTCAAAATATGGTCTGTTTAG
- a CDS encoding uncharacterized protein (PKUD0C11370; similar to Saccharomyces cerevisiae YPL092W (SSU1); ancestral locus Anc_8.569), translating to MHKLKQCRSTREAATEVVHGLVENFQAIHFVAGMGIGITSNVLYTFPIEVVRRGFHYVGLVYFFINLAVVAITHLLFLLKYIVFPKMYPERYPTTFWEFVHDGTKNVFLGASSMSITTIVNMMYLLRPNWWKFVWSIWWLNFVQAISNTLIVFFFIFSSSTSKEFRHQGKQVFVKINPSIMLPLVTCTVTSASGTQITEILPREYQLAMMIITTMLLIVAIFSSFVAISVLFTRFFNFGIPKNGASFTMFIPIGIMGQGGIAILVNSQNICNYYNVIDVVRDVGVALGAILSISLLALGVLFTVWGCLSVFYVYIGWPSPHMRDKLEVNMRGDRLLKWLDFELVYWTPTMWAATFPFATIALSSREVWVVSGISGFRVLSCIYGFAVIAITTWCMLATMLFVIPWELRHRKAVEAQDGEVNKPEGKVNDGIVSLRIIA from the coding sequence ATGCACAAACTGAAACAGTGTCGCAGTACAAGAGAAGCGGCCACAGAAGTAGTCCATGGACTCGTGGAGAATTTCCAAGCAATCCATTTTGTAGCAGGAATGGGTATAGGAATCACGTCCAACGTGCTCTACACTTTCCCCATTGAAGTTGTGAGACGGGGGTTCCACTATGTAGGCCTTGTctacttcttcatcaacttggCGGTTGTTGCCATAACCCACTTGTTGTTTCTGCTCAAGTACATTGTGTTCCCGAAAATGTACCCGGAGAGATATCCAACGACGTTTTGGGAGTTTGTCCATGACGGTACAAAGAATGTCTTTCTTGGAGCAAGCTCAATGTCTATTACAACCATAGTGAATATGATGTACTTATTAAGGCCCAACTGGTGGAAATTCGTGTGGTCAATTTGGTGGCTCAACTTTGTACAGGCCATTTCCAATACTTTAATtgtgtttttctttatattttccaGTTCGACAAGCAAGGAGTTCCGCCATCAGGGAAAACAAGTATTCGTCAAGATCAACCCTAGCATTATGTTACCCTTGGTGACATGCACAGTCACCAGTGCCAGCGGAACCCAAATCACAGAAATCCTCCCTAGAGAGTACCAACTGGCCATGATGATTATAACAACGATGCTCTTAATTGTGGCCAtcttctcctcctttgTTGCCATTAGTGTCTTATTCACGAGgttcttcaattttggaatcccGAAAAATGGCGCCTCCTTCACCATGTTTATCCCCATTGGAATTATGGGACAGGGTGGAATCGCCATCCTTGTCAATTCCCAAAACATATGCAATTACTACAATGTCATCGACGTCGTTCGTGATGTTGGTGTTGCATTGGGGGCAATTCTCTCCATTTCTCTCCTCGCCCTTGGTGTTCTCTTCACCGTGTGGGGGTGTTTGAGTGTCTTTTACGTGTACATTGGATGGCCGTCTCCGCATATGCGGGACAAGCTTGAAGTTAATATGCGCGGAGACCGGTTACTCAAATGGCTCGATTTTGAGTTGGTCTACTGGACACCGACAATGTGGGCGGCGACGTTCCCCTTTGCCACAATAGCGTTGTCAAGTCGTGAAGTTTGGGTGGTCAGTGGGATCAGTGGGTTCCGGGTGTTGAGTTGCATCTATGGGTTTGCCGTTATAGCCATTACTACGTGGTGCATGTTGGCAACGATGTTGTTTGTTATTCCATGGGAGTTACGACACCGTAAGGCTGTGGAGGCACAAGATGGGGAGGTGAATAAACCCGAGGGGAAAGTCAATGACGGGATAGTCAGTTTGCGAATAATTGCCTAA
- a CDS encoding uncharacterized protein (PKUD0C11430; similar to Saccharomyces cerevisiae YPL129W (TAF14); ancestral locus Anc_8.633), giving the protein MVEVKRTVRVTTTQHVLKDIPAVQEGFPMREWSISVSLVNDKGVEVPATIFDKVTYALHPTFTNPMRVFKKPPFTIMEQGWGGFDIPITLTLIDKGGDKKINHDLNFYKEKYVIDKPITINTTKPNLLKELAKSGPVPGITDVNNPTAENGTDTAAAGGSTNGAAASTAEKRKSTADSKNVKRAKTTANKGGVDLEKMADLLTKLKEDDLLGVVQMINDNRTPEMNIKNDVDNGEFTMDLYTLPDTLLKSLWDYVKKRAE; this is encoded by the coding sequence ATGGTTGAAGTTAAGCGTACGGTCAGAGTCACCACCACCCAGCACGTGCTCAAGGACATTCCTGCAGTTCAGGAAGGTTTCCCCATGAGAGAATGGTCTATCAGTGTATCCTTAGTGAACGACAAGGGAGTTGAAGTTCCTGCTACTATTTTTGACAAGGTCACGTATGCGTTGCATCCTACCTTTACAAATCCCATGAGAGTTTTCAAGAAACCTCCGTTCACTATAATGGAACAAGGTTGGGGTGGTTTTGATATCCCAATAACTTTAACATTGATAGACAAAGGTGGCGACAAGAAGATCAATCatgatttgaatttctaCAAGGAGAAGTATGTCATTGACAAGCCAATCACCATTAATACAACCAAGCCAAACCTTTTAAAGGAACTAGCAAAGTCAGGCCCCGTTCCAGGAATTACAGATGTAAATAATCCAACCGCTGAAAATGGTACCGACACTGCCGCAGCAGGTGGTAGTACCAATGGTGCAGCCGCATCTACAGCAGAGAAACGGAAAAGTACAGCGGACTCCAAGAATGTGAAAAGGGCCAAAACAACAGCTAATAAGGGTGGTGTcgatttggagaaaatggCAGACTTATTGACCAAGTTGAAGGAGGATGATTTGCTAGGCGTGGTGCAGATGATCAACGACAACAGAACACCTGAAATGAACATTAAAAACGACGTCGATAATGGTGAATTCACTATGGACTTATATACACTACCAGACACgctattgaaaagtttgtGGGACTATGTTAAAAAGAGGGCTGAATGA
- a CDS encoding uncharacterized protein (PKUD0C11390; similar to Saccharomyces cerevisiae YML126C (ERG13); ancestral locus Anc_8.864) gives MTVQNVGIKAIQFYIPGQYVNQDELETFDGVSSGKYTIGLGQTKMAFVNDREDIYSMSLTVLKNLIDNYNIDINNVGRLEVGTETLLDKSKSVKSVLMQLFGDNTDVEGVDNINACYGGTSAVINCIDWVQSDAWDGRDAIVVCGDIAIYEKGAARPTGGAGTVALLIGPNAPIAFEPVRGSYMEHAYDFYKPNFTSEYPVVDGHFSLACYVKAVDYCYKAYSKKAIAKKLSNSSLGTVGLDFFDYNAFHVPTCKLVTKSYARLLYNDFREDPSKFPDIDPTKFLALDYETSLIDKSIEKTFMPLSKEKFNKSVKPSLELPTNVGNMYTGSVWGSLCSLLSVVGSEDLQNKRIGLFSYGSGLAATMLSVKVISDITSITDKLDVKQRLDSRISKSPKEYEDAIALREKAHQQHSFEPQGSIDYIPKNSFYLTKVDDKFRRFYEIKN, from the coding sequence ATGACTGTCCAAAACGTCGGTATTAAAGCCATCCAATTCTACATTCCAGGCCAATACGTCAACCAAGACGAGCTTGAAACTTTCGATGGCGTCTCAAGCGGGAAATACACCATTGGTTTGggccaaacaaaaatggcCTTTGTTAACGACAGAGAAGACATATATTCCATGTCATTGACtgtgttgaagaatttaatTGACAACTATAATATTGACATCAACAATGTTGGTCGTTTGGAGGTTGGTACTGAAACCTTGTTGGACAAGTCCAAATCCGTCAAGTCGGTTCTTATGCAACTCTTTGGAGACAACACTGATGTCGAAGGTGTCGATAATATCAATGCATGTTATGGTGGTACCTCTGCTGTCATCAACTGTATTGACTGGGTCCAGTCCGACGCATGGGATGGTAGAGATGCCATTGTTGTCTGCGGTGACATTGCCATCTACGAGAAGGGTGCTGCTAGACCTACCGGTGGTGCAGGTACAGTTGCATTGTTGATTGGCCCTAATGCCCCAATTGCCTTTGAACCAGTTAGAGGCTCCTATATGGAACACGCTTACGATTTCTATAAACCAAACTTCACAAGCGAATATCCCGTCGTTGATGGCCATTTCTCATTGGCTTGTTACGTCAAGGCCGTTGATTATTGCTATAAGGCTTATTCGAAAAAGgcaattgcaaagaaattgtcaaattcTTCCTTGGGGACCGTTGGcttggatttctttgattacAATGCATTCCATGTTCCAACTTGCAAGTTGGTCACTAAATCATATGCAAGATTGTTATATAACGATTTTAGGGAAGATCCAAGTAAATTCCCCGATATCGATCCAACAAAATTCTTGGCTCTGGATTACGAAACTAGCTTGATTGACAAATCAATCGAGAAAACTTTCATGCCTTTgtcaaaggaaaaattcaacaaatcagTGAAACCTTCTCTGGAATTGCCAACTAACGTCGGTAATATGTATACCGGTTCCGTCTGGGGATCTCTATGTTCCCTCCTTTCCGTTGTTGGTAGTGAAGACTTGCAAAACAAGAGAATCGGGTTGTTTTCCTATGGTTCCGGTTTGGCAGCAACCATGCTCTCTGTGAAGGTCATCTCCGATATCACCTCAATCACTGACAAGCTAGATGTCAAACAACGTTTGGATTCGAGAATCTCTAAATCGCCAAAAGAATACGAAGATGCCATTGCTTTAAGAGAAAAGGCCCACCAACAACACTCTTTTGAGCCTCAAGGTTCCATCGATTACATCCCAAAGAACTCCTTCTACTTAACAAAGGTGGACGATAAATTCAGAAGATTCTATGAAATTAAGAACTAG
- a CDS encoding uncharacterized protein (PKUD0C11410; similar to Saccharomyces cerevisiae YMR288W (HSH155); ancestral locus Anc_5.46), producing MPEDVTRRNKLVQSFSVPKDVSRELAQDAEEATDVFAERKSDGSVIGSVDERRATKRQRQFDVIKEKMDRLEGNQASDALGDDITGGINEKSLEIRHRRDRTPTRREGNENRDRTPTRNEIRESTPTRSEVRDRTPSVADKDCIRRGRKRRLSDGENDGGRADDVEDTKERSGMVRHETKDIPIVMGIPLTRENLDRLLPPSFKIVPFPDDYKPLENLPPDISKFESFASTSSKLLALSDNSLVEQEKFDPKLIYNLPDMKDLQTFTELDFKIFGKLTTLKAKNIPALPPAEQLEIKCMKLILKIKNGTTNARKLAMRSLTDSSPTFGPELIFNIVLPLLSDPQLDEQGRHLLIKIITRVMFKLGDSIRPFTEKILIVTMPLLNDDNSMVRTEGRDVISKLTKVVGLYTMLTVLRPDLNNEDDYVRNMVAKAFAVIASSLGIQTLVPFLKAICHSKKDWVIRQTGLKIIQQISVLMGSAVLPYLNQLVRCIITNLEYEVPNIRIAAASAVSSLADASFPYGFESFEVLLKPLWKGLKIHKGKALAQFIRALGNLVPLMNAENASYYSFELLKIMRRECASVDDDMKRAILTIFEKICKPDLVEKRLIVESNIIEPFFKNFWARRIAMDKKFKNLCINACYALSLTIGSEEVILSILPSLKDESEPFRRMALEVSDRVLESLGSFDLDDKTITRLLNGLLYCFQHQTLDNKALNLIVLNGFANILNNLGIRSKEHIMPIISVLLYRLKNKDVGIREQAADFIARICGVLKICKEEDLLIRLGTILYESLGEVYPDVLGSILNALRCVILAVEKIELLNPPISQILSTLTPILKNRHEKVQEMNIPLIGDIAIRAQEYISHKEWMRISFELLEMLKAYKKSIRKSANKTFGLIAKVIGPADLLVVLLNNLKNQERQLRVCTAVALGIVADVCLPYTVLPALMNEYRYPDKNVQNGVLKALTFMFEYIGEVGSDYIYASTPLLLDALTDRDLVHRQIASSVVTNMALGSYGQGYEDAFINLLNLIWPNIFETSPHVITQVMDSIDSLGIVLGSGILLNYIWIGLFHPARKVRECYWKVFNNLYITQGHTMVQYYPRFEEVGPEPSSIQAEESTKESYTSFLIEELDLWI from the coding sequence ATGCCAGAAGACGTGACACGTCGTAACAAGCTTGTGCAGTCTTTTTCGGTGCCGAAGGACGTCAGCAGAGAACTCGCCCAAGACGCAGAGGAAGCAACAGATGTGTTTGCAGAACGCAAAAGTGATGGCAGCGTTATAGGAAGCGTTGATGAAAGGAGGGCAACCAAGAGGCAACGTCAGTTCGACGtaataaaggaaaagatgGATCGGTTAGAAGGTAACCAGGCATCGGATGCTCTTGGAGACGACATAACGGGTGGGATTAATGAGAAATCCCTTGAGATACGTCATCGGAGAGATAGAACACcaacaagaagagaaggaaaCGAAAATAGAGATAGGACACCGACCCGCAATGAGATACGAGAGAGTACACCTACCCGCAGTGAGGTACGAGACAGAACACCCTCCGTAGCAGATAAAGATTGCATACGAAGAGGACGAAAGAGGAGGTTATCGGATGGTGAAAATGATGGCGGTCGTGcagatgatgttgaagatacAAAGGAGAGGAGTGGAATGGTTCGCCATGAGACTAAAGACATCCCTATTGTAATGGGTATACCCCTTACTAGAGAAAATTTGGACAGACTACTGCCTCcaagtttcaaaatagtACCGTTTCCAGATGATTATAAACCGTTGGAAAATTTACCACCAGATATATCTAAATTTGAATCATTTGCTTCGACTTCTTCGAAATTATTGGCACTTTCAGATAATTCTTTAGTCGAACAGGAAAAATTTGACCCCAAGCTGATCTACAATCTTCCTGATATGAAAGATCTGCAGACTTTTACTGAGCTAGATTTTAagatttttggaaaattaACTACTCTTAAAGCTAAAAATATACCTGCGTTACCACCAGCAGAACAACTGGAAATCAAATGTATGAAGCTTATTCTAAAAATTAAAAACGGTACCACGAATGCAAGGAAATTAGCCATGAGAAGCCTTACTGATTCCTCACCGACATTTGGTCCCGAACTGATATTCAATATCGTCTTACCTTTATTAAGTGATCCACAGTTAGATGAACAGGGAAGGCATTTACTTATTAAGATTATAACTCGAGTAATGTTTAAATTAGGTGACTCAATCAGGCCGTTTACCGAGAAAATCCTAATTGTCACTATGCCTTTACTCAATGACGATAACAGCATGGTGAGAACCGAAGGAAGAGATgttatttccaaattaaCAAAAGTAGTTGGCTTGTATACCATGTTAACTGTGCTTCGCCCGGATCTGaataatgaagatgattaCGTTAGGAATATGGTAGCCAAGGCTTTTGCTGTCATTGCTAGCTCCTTAGGTATCCAAACTCTAGTTCCTTTTCTAAAAGCCATCTGTCATTCTAAGAAAGATTGGGTTATTCGCCAAACAGGCTTAAAAATTATACAACAAATCTCGGTTCTTATGGGCTCCGCAGTTCTACCGTATCTCAATCAACTCGTTCGATGTATCATCACGAACCTGGAATACGAGGTTCCTAATATCAGAATTGCAGCAGCCTCCGCTGTAAGTTCTTTAGCTGATGCTTCATTTCCATACGGTTTTGAATCGTTTGAAGTCTTACTAAAACCTCTATGGAAAGGTCTGAAAATTCACAAAGGAAAAGCGTTGGCACAATTCATAAGAGCACTGGGTAATTTGGTTCCGCTAATGAATGCTGAAAACGCTAGTTACTATTCATTTGAGTTGCTCAAAATCATGAGAAGAGAATGCGCCtctgttgatgatgacatGAAAAGGGCTATATTGactatttttgaaaaaatatgtaAACCAGACTTAGTTGAAAAACGATTGATTGTGGAAAGTAATATCATTGAGcccttcttcaaaaacttttggGCCAGGAGGATTGCAATGgataaaaaattcaaaaatctGTGTATCAATGCGTGTTACGCCTTATCCTTAACAATTGGCTCGGAAGAAGTGATCCTTTCCATACTACCTTCTTTAAAGGATGAATCAGAACCATTCAGAAGAATGGCTTTGGAAGTCTCTGATAGAGTTTTAGAATCTTTGGGTAGTTTCGATTTGGATGATAAAACAATTACAAGATTACTAAACGGTTTGTTGTACTGTTTTCAACACCAGACTTTGGATAACAAAGCACTCAATTTGATAGTCCTTAACGGATTTGCcaacattttgaataatCTTGGTATCAGATCGAAGGAGCATATTATGCCTATTATTAGTGTTCTTTTATATagattgaagaacaaagaTGTTGGCATCAGAGAGCAAGCGGCCGATTTTATAGCGAGAATATGTGGTGTTTTAAAGATatgcaaagaagaagactTGCTGATCAGATTAGGCACGATTCTTTATGAATCACTAGGTGAGGTCTATCCTGATGTTTTAGGATCAATTTTGAATGCTTTAAGGTGTGTTATTTTGGcagttgaaaaaattgaactTTTGAATCCCCCTATTTCACAAATATTGTCAACGTTAACGccaatcttgaaaaatagaCATGAGAAGGTTCAGGAAATGAACATACCTTTGATTGGAGATATAGCCATTAGAGCTCAAGAGTATATTAGTCATAAAGAATGGATGagaatttcttttgaactGCTAGAAATGCTAAAGGCTTACAAGAAGAGTATTAGAAAAAGTGCCAATAAAACGTTTGGTTTAATTGCTAAGGTTATCGGGCCTGCAGATTTATTGGTTGTgcttttgaataatttgaaaaaccaaGAACGTCAATTACGTGTTTGTACTGCAGTTGCCCTTGGTATAGTTGCTGATGTTTGTCTCCCATACACTGTTCTTCCCGCATTAATGAACGAATACAGGTATCCTGATAAGAATGTGCAAAATGGTGTTTTGAAGGCGTTGACGTTTATGTTTGAATATATTGGAGAGGTAGGATCTGACTATATCTATGCTTCGACCCCCTTACTATTGGATGCATTGACCGATAGAGATTTAGTGCATAGACAGATTGCATCCAGCGTAGTTACGAATATGGCCTTAGGAAGTTATGGCCAAGGATACGAAGATGCCTTtatcaatttattgaactTGATTTGGCCGAACATATTTGAAACTTCCCCCCATGTTATCACTCAGGTGATGGATTCTATTGACAGTTTAGGTATTGTTCTCGGGAGCGGAATTTTACTAAATTATATATGGATCGGCTTGTTCCATCCTGCTCGTAAAGTTCGTGAGTGTTATTGGAAGGTTTTCAATAACCTTTACATCACCCAAGGCCACACTATGGTTCAGTACTATCCAAGGTTTGAGGAAGTTGGTCCTGAACCGTCATCAATACAAGCAGAAGAAAGTACAAAAGAATCATATACTTCTTTCCTGATTGAGGAGCTTGATTTGTGGATTTAA
- a CDS encoding uncharacterized protein (PKUD0C11380) yields the protein MVLTKSFIRHHLKAMSGIKPIYYASHVYPRGTATTTNVNISANVELYLDYNCPYSAKLFKKFQDEVFPKVDNVSFTFIHVVQPWHGVQSSVLHEIGIALSKVVPEKFWEYSRLVFDLIEHWYDTEIIDMTRGDIIESVLKEVAPLVTETQLKQIRGLVSIRRSTIPDNTGNGVTGDVKYFTRYHRTRGVHMTPTVFIDGVISSNIESSTPTLEIVNLLSKL from the coding sequence atggTTCtaacaaaatcattcaTTAGACATCATCTCAAGGCAATGTCAGGCATCAAACCCATCTACTACGCGTCGCACGTCTACCCAAGAGGTACTgccaccaccaccaacgTCAACATCTCGGCAAATGTTGAGTTGTACCTCGACTACAACTGTCCATACTCGGCCAAACTCTTCAAGAAGTTCCAGGACGAGGTGTTCCCCAAAGTTGACAATGTTAGCTTCACCTTCATCCATGTCGTCCAGCCGTGGCACGGGGTCCAATCGTCCGTTCTACACGAGATTGGAATTGCCCTCTCCAAAGTGGTTCCTGAGAAGTTCTGGGAGTACTCACGCTTGGTGTTTGATCTCATTGAACACTGGTATGACACCGAGATCATTGACATGACTAGGGGGGATATCATCGAGAGTGTCTTAAAGGAAGTTGCCCCCCTAGTGACAGAGACGCAATTAAAGCAAATCAGGGGGCTTGTCTCCATTAGGAGAAGCACGATTCCCGACAACACGGGGAATGGCGTCACTGGCGATGTCAAGTACTTCACAAGGTACCATCGCACCCGTGGTGTCCACATGACTCCTACGGTCTTCATTGACGGCGTGATTTCTTCCAACATTGAAAGCAGCACACCGACATTGGAAATCGTCAACCTCTTATCAAAATTGTAG